Sequence from the Streptomyces peucetius genome:
CACCAGGCGGTACTACGAGCAGGGTGACGAGAGCGTCCTGCCGCGCAACGTCGCCACCTTCGCGGCCTTCGAGAACGCCATGGCCCTCGACATCGCCATGGGCGGCTCGACGAACACGATCCTGCACCTGCTGGCCGCCGCCCAGGAGGCGGGCGTCGAGTTCGGCCTCGACGCGATCGACGCCGTCTCGCGCCGGGTGCCCTGCCTGGCGAAGGTCGCCCCGAACGTCGCCAAGGACCGCACGTACTACATGGAGGACGTCCACCGCGCCGGCGGCATCCCCGCCCTGCTGGGCGAGCTCCACCGCGCCGGGCTGCTGAACGAGGACGTGCACTCCGTGCACAGCCCCACCCTCGCGGACTGGCTCAAGAACTGGGACGTGCGCGGCGGCTCGCCGTCCGCCGAGGCCGTCGAACTGTGGCACGCGGCGCCCGGCTGCGTCCGCTCCGCCACCGCCTTCTCCCAGTCCAAGCGCTGGGAGGCCCTGGACGTGGACGCCGAGAACGGCTGCATCCGCTCCGCGGAGCACGCGTACTCCAAGGACGGCGGCCTCGCGGTCCTGCGCGGCAACCTCGCCGTCGACGGTTGCGTCGTGAAGACCGCCGGTGTCGACGAGTCCATCTGGACCTTCGAGGGCCCGGCCGTCGTCTGCGAGTCCCAGGAGGAGGCCGTCGACAAGATCCTCCGCAAGGAGATCACCCACGGCGACGTCGTCGTCATCCGCTACGAGGGCCCCAAGGGCGGCCCCGGCATGCAGGAGATGCTCTACCCGACGTCCTTCCTCAAGGGCCGCGGCCTCGGCAAAACCTGTGCCCTGGTCACCGACGGACGCTTCTCCGGCGGCACGTCCGGTCTGTCGATCGGCCACGCCTCCCCGGAGGCGGCCTCGGGCGGCACGATCGCGCTCGTCGAGGACGGCGACCGCGTCCGTATCGACATCCCGGGCCGCACCATCGAGCTCCTCGTCGACGACGCCACGCTGGCCTCCCGCCGCGAGGCCCTCGGCGGCGTGTACGCCCCGAAGTCGCGCGAGCGGAAGGTGTCCGCCGCGCTGCGCGCCTACGCGGCGATGGCGACGAGCGCCGACAAGGGCGCGGTCAGGGACGTGTCCAAGCTGGGCTGATTCGACCGCCTGCTCGTGGACCCGGTGCGCTCACCAGCGCGCCGGGTCCTTCGCGTCCACGGCGAAGACGGAGCCGTCGGGGGCGGTCGCGTACACCCTGCCGCCGAGGACGACCGGCGCGGGCAGCAGGGACGCGTAGGTGGAACCGTCGTCGGCCATCCGCAGCCCCGTCTGTCCCACGACCCTGCCGAGCTTCGCGTCCACGGCGAGCAGACGCCCGTCGGCGGCGGACAGGAAGACCGCGCCCGCGCCCGCGACCGGTCGCGACAGATGGGCGACCCCGGTCTCCAGCCGCCACAGCTCGGCGTCCTGCGCGCTGCCGGCCGGCCGGGCGGTGTCGACGGCTGTGAGCGAACCGCCGGCAGCGGCGATGTAGACCACCTGCCCCGAGACCGTGGCCTGGGCCTGATCGGCCGGCACAGTCAGCGGGACCCGCCGCACCGGGCGGCCGTGGGTCGTGGTGTCGAGCGTCACGACCGCACGCGTGAAGCCGTCGGTGCCGGCCGAGAGCAGATACAGCGAGCCGTCCCAGAGCTCCACCGGCGTCAGCGAACCGGCCAGCCGTGTGCTCCAGAGCAGCTCACCGCCCCTCGGGTCGACGGCGCTGATCCGGGTCGACGTCCCGTCGGGCGACGGGGCGGCGGCGATCGCGGGTCCGTCGCCGCCCGGGTGGGAGACCCAGTGGGCACCGGGACCGCCGTGCCGCTTGCGCCACCGCTCCTCGCCCGTCGCCGCGTCGACGGCGCGGACCAGCCCGGCGTCGTTCACCAGCAGGACCGTGTCACCGACGGTGAGGACCGTCGCGTATGCGGGGACGTCCAGGTCCCAGCGCGGCTCGCCCGTCCTGGGGTCGAGCGCTTCGTAGTGGCCGGCGCCGGGTGTCACCACATGCAGCAGCCCGCCGGCCAGCTGGGGCGCCAGGCCCTCGTCGCTCTGCCCGGAGGCGCCCGCGGGCGCCGCGTCGCCTGCGTCGGCGGACCAGACAGGACTGCCGTCGGCCGGGTTCAGCCGGGCGGCCTTCATACCGGGGGCGGTGCAGTAGAGGGCCTCCTCGCCGCCGGCCGAGCACACCGGGGTGGCGTCCGCGGCCCCGTCCTCCAGGGCTACGCTCCACGGGCGGAAGCCCGGTTCCGTACGGGGTGCCACGGGGGCGCCGTCGTCCGCGGCCGCGCTGATGGCGACGGCACCGGCCGACGCCAGGACGGTGAACGCGGCGGCGGCGAGTGCCCAGCGGGAGCGGCGGCCGCGCCGGCGGGGCGGCGCATCGGCGGTCGCCGGGTCCACGTCGGATGCCGCAGCGGCTGCGTGCCCGGACTTCGGAGCTTGCAGGGGCTTCGGAGCGTGCCCGGGTTCCGGCTCTTGCCCGGGATCCGGCTCGGGCGCGGGTTTCCCGGTGGTGCCCGGAAACCCGCGCTGTGCCGGTATGTAGGCCTGGGTGTCGTACGCGGAGGAGGGCGAGGTCGCGCGCAGCGCGACCATCAGCTCGTACGGTGTCGGCCGGGCCTGCGGGTCCTTCGCGAGGCAGCGCGCCAGCAGCGGGACGAGGTCCTCCGGCACGCCCGAGAGGTCCGGCTCGTTGTGGACCACCTGGTACGCCACTATGTACGGGCTGTCCGAGTCGAACGGGCCGCGCCCGGTCGCCGCGTGCACCAGCACCGCTCCGAGCGCGAAGACGTCCGCCTCCGGCCCCACCTCGCGGGGCCGCTGGAACTGCTCGGGCGCCATGAACGGCGGCGTGCCGATCAGCTTTCCGGTCTCCGTGCGCAGATCGCTGTCGACGGGACGCGAGATGCCGAAGTCGATGACTTTCGGCCCGTCTTTCGCCAGAAGTACATTGCTCGGTTTGAGATCCCTGTGCACGACTCCGGCGCGGTGGATGTCGCGCAGCGCCTCTGCGAGGCCCGCACCCGCCCTGCGGAGTCCGTCCGGATCAAGCGGGCCGTTCCGCTTCACCCGTTCCGCGAGGGTGGGGCCTTCGATGAAGAGGGTGGCCATCCAGGGCCGGTCGGCGCCCGGGTCCGCGTCGACGACCGGCGCGGTGAACGCGCCGCTGACCCGGCGAGCCGCGGCCACCTCCTGCCGGAAACGCGCTCGGAACTCCGTGTCCGAGGCGTGCTCTGCGTGGATGACCTTGACGGCGAGCCGCAGCCCGGAGGCCGAGGTGGCGAGGTGGACGACCCCCATGCCTCCGTTGCCCAGGCATGCTTCGAGTCGGTACTGGCCCGCAAATTCCGGATGCTCCGCTTCCGGGAATGGCCCGGTGCTGCGCAGCGGTGGCATCTCCCACCCCCGTCTGATGGTGCGCACGCGCGACGCTCGGAGCCTAGTCGATGATGCGTGCGATCCAGCCATGGCTTGCTAGCCTGCGCGCGGCGCCACGCCACTCATCCACGTCAACGGGGGGAAGTCCGATGGCTCTTGAAGAGGCCCAGAACGCACCGGTCCGGAACGCAGACGCTCCGGGCGCAGAGATCCGGAACGCGGCGGCCGACGCCGACGCGACCGAGGCAGGCACCGAATCGATCGGGACCATGGCGGCCAAGCGCTACCCGGTCGCGCCCGGGGTCCGCCTCAACGTACGGTCCGGCCCCGGTACCAACTACCGGCTGGTCAAGATCCTCCCGTACGGCGCGACCGTGCCGATCAACTGCCAGAAGGCCGGGGAGACCATCACCGGCCCGTACGGCACCACCAACCTCTGGGACAACATCGCCAACGGCCAGTTCGTCTCGGACGCGTACGTGTACACGGGCAGCGACGGCTATGTAGCCCCGCGCTGCTCCTGACCCGGCGCAGAGGCAACGGGGATAATCGACCCCGTGAGCGAGCACACCGAGAACACCACGACGAGCGGCGGCGGCCCGGAGCCCGAGCCCATCCGTTTCTTCGGCACGACCTGGGTCGGCCACGACGGGGGATACGGGCTGCGCCGGGCCGGCGTCGCCGTCGGTTCGCTGGTGACCGCCTTCGCGGGGGCCCTGGTCCTGCGTTTCGCCTACCAGGGCCTTGCGATCGCCGAGGTCGGCAGCTTTGTGAACGCCCTTGTCGTCGTCATGTTCGCCGTGTGCAGCGCCATCGCGTTCCGCAAGACGTGGGAGGGCTTCTCGCGCCGCCCTGACGGCTCGTCGGCCGAGGACTCCCTGCGCAGCCTGAAGATGATCGGCTTCATCGGCTCGCTCATCGCGTACTCCTTGCGCTGCCTCGTCGAGGCTCCGGGGGAGCGGCTGCGCCGCACCGAGTACGAGACCGCTCTGGCGCAGTACGAGAAGCGCCGCGGCACCCGCTCCGGCAAATCCGCCGCCCGCAAGTCGAAGGGCGGCAGGCCCAAGCGCACCTGACCGCGCTGCCGGCGAACCGCCACAGGAAGCCGCCGCAGACCACGCCGGACGGCACCGGACCGCATCGAGACCCCATCAGACCGCACCGGACCGCGCCCGGTCACGCCCCGAGGGGTGTGACCGGGCGCGCTGCTTGACGGGTCCGTACGCCGGGAGCATTATTCATCACATGATGAATTCTTCCGGGATCGCCGTCCTCGCCCGCGGCCTCACCGTCGTACGGGGGGACCGCACCGTCCTGCGCGGCATCGACTTCACCGTCCTCCTGGGACGCATCACGGGCCTCCTCGGCCCGTCGGGCTGCGGGAAGTCGACCCTGATGCGCGCCGTCGTCGGCACCCAGGCCAAGGTGAGCGGCACCCTGGAGGTGCTCGGCCGGTCCGCCGGTGCCGCCGAGCTCCGCGCGCGCATCGGCTACGTCACCCAGGCGCCGTCCGTCTACGACGACCTCACCGTCCGCCAGAACCTCGAGTACTTCGCCTCGGTCCTCCTGCCGGGACACCGGAGCCGCGACGCCCGCCACGAGTACGTCACCCGAGCCATCGAGGACGTCGACCTGGCCTCGCACGCGGACTCACTCGCCGGCCGGCTCTCCGGCGGTCAGCGCAGCCGCGTCTCGCTCGCCGTCGCCCTGCTCGGCACACCCGAAGTGCTCGTCCTCGACGAACCCACCGTCGGCCTCGACCCCGTCCTCCGCCGTGACCTCTGGGACCTCTTCCACCGCCTCGCCGACGAACGCGGCGCGACGATCCTCGTCTCCTCCCACGTCATGGACGAGGCCGAACGCTGCCACCGCCTCCTCCTCATGCGCGACGGCACGATCCTCGCCGAGGACGCACCCGGCGACCTGCGTACCCGCACCCGCTCGGAAACGGTCGAACAGGCCTTCCTCCACCTGGTCGACCAGGCCAAAGCCCTCGAGGAGAACGCCCGATGAACCCCTCCCGCACTCTCGCCACCGCCGCGCGTGTCCTGCGGCAGCTCCGGCACGACCCGAGGTCCATCGCCCTGATGATCCTCGTGCCGTGCGTGATGCTGTTCCTCCTGCGGTTCGTGTTCGACGGCAGCCCAGCGACCTTCGACTCCATCGGCGCGTCGCTGCTCGGCATCTTCCCGCTGATCACGATGTTCCTGGTGACCTCCATCGCCACCCTGCGGGAACGCACCTCCGGCACCCTGGAACGGCTCCTCGCCATGCCGCTCGGCAAGGCCGAACTGATCGCCGGCTACGCGCTCGCCTTCGGACTCGTCGCCGTCGTCCAGTCGTTCCTCGCCACCGGCCTCGCCCTGTGGGGCCTGGGCCTCGACATCACCGGCTCGGCCTGGCTGCTGCTCCTGGTCGCACTCCTCGACGCACTGCTGGGCACAGCGCTCGGACTCTTCGTCTCCGCCTTCGCCGCCTCCGAGTTCCAGGCGGTCCAGTTCATGCCGGCCGTGATCTTCCCCCAGCTGCTGCTGTGCGGCCTGTTCACCCCCCGGGACAAGATGCAGCCGGTACTCGAGGCGATCTCCGACGTGCTGCCCATGTCCTACGCCGTCGACGCCATGAACGAGGTTCTCCGCAATGCCGATGTCACCGGCGAATTCGTCCGCGACGTCCTGGTCGTCGCGGCCTGCGCGCTGTTCGTCCTTACCCTGGGGGCGGCCACCCTGCGCCGCCGCACCGCCTGAGCCGGTCCACCTCGCCCGCCACGGACGCTCGCTCCCGGTCCGCCACGGACGCTCACGCGCCCGTCCGACACTCGGACCACACAGGCACGTCACCGCATCCGGTGACAGGATGTGCGCACGTGTCCCCACCGGCGAGGTGAACTTCAGCCATGACCCAGACAGTCGCAGTCCTCGGTACCGGCAAGATCGGCGAAGCCCTGCTCAGCGGCATGATCCGCGCCGGCTGGCACGCCGCGGACCTGCTGGTCACCACCCGCCGCACCGAGCGCGCCGACGAACTGCAGGGCCGCTACGGCGTCGACTCCGTCAGCAACGCAGAGGCCGCCAAGCGCGCCGACACCCTGATCCTCGCCGTGAAGCCGCAGGACATGGGCAAGCTCCTGGACGAACTCGCCCCGCACCTCACCGCCGACCGCCTCGTCATCAGCGCGGCTGCCGGTATCACCACCTCCTTCATCGAGGAGCGCCTCGCCCCGGGCACCCCCGTCGTCCGTGTCATGCCGAACACCCCCGTGCTCGTCGACGAAGGCATGTCGGTGATCTCCGCCGGCAGCCACGCCACCGGCGAGCACATCGTCCACGCAGAGGAGATCTTCGGCGGCGTCGGCAAGACCCTCCGCGTCCCCGAATCCCAGCAGGACGCGGCCACCGCACTCTCCGGCTCCGGCCCGGCGTACTTCTACTTCCTCGTCGAGGCCATGACCGACGCAGGCATCCTCCTCGGCCTTCCTCGCGCCCAGGCGCACGACCTGATCGTCCAGGCCGCCATCGGCGCCGCCGTCATGCTCCGCGACAGCGGCGAACACCCTGTGAAACTCCGTGAAGCAGTCACCTCCCCCGCCGGCACCACCATCAGCGCCATCCGAGAACTCGAGAACCACGGCGTACGCGCCGCCTTGATCGCCGCCCTCGAAGCGGCCCGCGACCGAAGCCGCGAACTCGCCTCCGGCAACGGCTGACCGGCCCGCCCCGCCACGGCCCGGTCAGCCTGCCCGCATCCTGCCCGCATCCCGCCCTGTCCGCCGTCACACGGCAGGCAGCAGTCCGATCGCCCGATAGGCGGCGTCCACCGTCGGACGGGCCATCTCCCTGGCCCGCTCGGCCCCCTTCCTCAGCACTGCGTCGATGTGTCCCGGATCAGCCGCGAGCTCCGCATGCCGCTCCCTGATCGGCCTCAGCAGCTCCAGCACGGCCTCGGCCGTGTCCTTCTTCAAGGCCCCGTACGACTCATATACACCGGCCAGCTCCTTCGGGTTCCCTCCCGTGCAGGCAGAGAGGATCTCCAGCAGATTCGCGACGCCGGGCCGGGAGTCGGGGTCGTACTCGACGTCCTGTCCGCTGTCCGTGACCGCGCGCATGATCTTCTTGTGCACCACGTCGGGCTCGTCGAGCAGATAGATGATTCCGGCACCCGACGCATGGGACTTCCCCATCTTCGACGTGGGGTCCTGCAGATCCATGACCCGGGCCGCCACCGTGGGATGCGTGGCCCGGGGAACGGTGAACGTGTGCCCGTAGCGCTGGTTGAACCGCACGGCCAGGTCGCGCGCCAGCTCCACGTGCTGGGTCTGGTCCTCGCCGACCGGCACCTCGTCGGTGCCGTACGCGAGGATGTCCGCGGCCATCAGCACCGGATACGTCAGCAGCGACAGCCGCACGCTCTGTCCCGCGGCACGCGCCTGACCGCCCTTCTCCTTGTACTGGATCACGCGCCGCAGTTCGCCGTCGGTCGCCGTGCATTCGAGGATGTACGAGAGCCGGGCGTGCTCGTCCACATGGCTCTGGACGAAGAGCGTGCACACGTCCGGGTCCAGACCCGCCGCCAGCATCAGCGTCGCCGCCTGCCTGCTCAGCCGCCGGACGCGAGCAGGATCGTGCTCAACCGTGAGGGCGTGCAGATCCACCACGCTGAACAGCGCGTCCGCCTGGTGCTGATCGACCTCGACCCACCTGTGCAGAGCCCCGAGGTGGTTCCCGAGAGTCAGATGCCCCGTCGGCTTGACGCCGCTGAAGATCCGTTTCATTCCGTACTCCGTCTCCTGGTCGGAGCCGCCGCGCCCAGCGGCCGGACCCCCGGAGGGAGATACGCGAACGGCCGCCGAAGCGGCGGCCGTGGGTGCATGCGTAGGCGCCGGCCGCCGTCAGGCGGCCCACCACTGAAGGAAGCACGTACGCGATGTCATGCGCCCAAGACTACTGCCTGGGGGCGGGTTGACATCAAGTACCGGCGTCCGTAGTGTTCTCCGGGTTGCCCGACGTGAGCACCGACTCCGGTCGGCCCCGGGCGGCCATTCCGCAAGACCCACTTCGACCGAGCGGCATTCCGTGTCGCCCGTTCTTCCGTGCGCTTTTGCGAAATGAAGAATCCACGTTCGAAAGGACGCCGGCCCCGATTAGCTTCGCGGCGGAGGATTCGCTAAAGTCTCACTCGTCGGAACGGCCCAACAGCCCGAAAGACAATTCCCGCTGACTGGGAGTCAGGCCCGAAAGAGTCTGATAGAGTCGGAACCGCCGGAAAGCCGAAAGGCCGGAAAGCACCGAGGAAATCGGATCGAAAAGATCTGATAGAGTCGGAAGCGCAAGACCGAAGGGAAGCGCCCGGAGGAAAGCCTCAGAGGAATCTGAGGTGAGTACAAAGGAAGCGTCCGTTCCTTGAGAACTCAACAGTGTGCCAAAAATCAACGCCAGATATGTTGATACCCCGCCCATCTTCGGATGGTCGAGGTTCCTTTGAAAAAGTCCGTCCCGCTTGCGGGGCGGCAATCACAGCGAGGACGCTGTGAACGACCGGTCCTATTCCGACCGGTTGTTCCGCTCTTCGGATGTGCACCCGATCACGGGTAAACATTCATGGAGAGTTTGATCCTGGCTCAGGACGAACGCTGGCGGCGTGCTTAACACATGCAAGTCGAACGATGAACCTCCTTCGGGAGGGGATTAGTGGCGAACGGGTGAGTAACACGTGGGCAATCTGCCCTTCACTCTGGGACAAGCCCTGGAAACGGGGTCTAATACCGGATAACACTGCGGATCGCATGGTCTGCGGTTGAAAGCTCCGGCGGTGAAGGATGAGCCCGCGGCCTATCAGCTTGTTGGTGGGGTGATGGCCTACCAAGGCGACGACGGGTAGCCGGCCTGAGAGGGCGACCGGCCACACTGGGACTGAGACACGGCCCAGACTCCTACGGGAGGCAGCAGTGGGGAATATTGCACAATGGGCGAAAGCCTGATGCAGCGACGCCGCGTGAGGGATGACGGCCTTCGGGTTGTAAACCTCTTTCAGCAGGGAAGAAGCGAAAGTGACGGTACCTGCAGAAGAAGCGCCGGCTAACTACGTGCCAGCAGCCGCGGTAATACGTAGGGCGCAAGCGTTGTCCGGAATTATTGGGCGTAAAGAGCTCGTAGGCGGCTTGTCGCGTCGGATGTGAAAGCCCGGGGCTTAACCCCGGGTCTGCATTCGATACGGGCAGGCTAGAGTGTGGTAGGGGAGATCGGAATTCCTGGTGTAGCGGTGAAATGCGCAGATATCAGGAGGAACACCGGTGGCGAAGGCGGATCTCTGGGCCATTACTGACGCTGAGGAGCGAAAGCGTGGGGAGCGAACAGGATTAGATACCCTGGTAGTCCACGCCGTAAACGTTGGGAACTAGGTGTTGGCGACATTCCACGTCGTCGGTGCCGCAGCTAACGCATTAAGTTCCCCGCCTGGGGAGTACGGCCGCAAGGCTAAAACTCAAAGGAATTGACGGGGGCCCGCACAAGCAGCGGAGCATGTGGCTTAATTCGACGCAACGCGAAGAACCTTACCAAGGCTTGACATATACCGGAAAGCATCAGAGATGGTGCCCCCCTTGTGGTCGGTATACAGGTGGTGCATGGCTGTCGTCAGCTCGTGTCGTGAGATGTTGGGTTAAGTCCCGCAACGAGCGCAACCCTTGTTCTGTGTTGCCAGCATGCCCTTCGGGGTGATGGGGACTCACAGGAGACTGCCGGGGTCAACTCGGAGGAAGGTGGGGACGACGTCAAGTCATCATGCCCC
This genomic interval carries:
- a CDS encoding ABC transporter permease, which produces MNPSRTLATAARVLRQLRHDPRSIALMILVPCVMLFLLRFVFDGSPATFDSIGASLLGIFPLITMFLVTSIATLRERTSGTLERLLAMPLGKAELIAGYALAFGLVAVVQSFLATGLALWGLGLDITGSAWLLLLVALLDALLGTALGLFVSAFAASEFQAVQFMPAVIFPQLLLCGLFTPRDKMQPVLEAISDVLPMSYAVDAMNEVLRNADVTGEFVRDVLVVAACALFVLTLGAATLRRRTA
- a CDS encoding protein kinase domain-containing protein, translating into MPPLRSTGPFPEAEHPEFAGQYRLEACLGNGGMGVVHLATSASGLRLAVKVIHAEHASDTEFRARFRQEVAAARRVSGAFTAPVVDADPGADRPWMATLFIEGPTLAERVKRNGPLDPDGLRRAGAGLAEALRDIHRAGVVHRDLKPSNVLLAKDGPKVIDFGISRPVDSDLRTETGKLIGTPPFMAPEQFQRPREVGPEADVFALGAVLVHAATGRGPFDSDSPYIVAYQVVHNEPDLSGVPEDLVPLLARCLAKDPQARPTPYELMVALRATSPSSAYDTQAYIPAQRGFPGTTGKPAPEPDPGQEPEPGHAPKPLQAPKSGHAAAAASDVDPATADAPPRRRGRRSRWALAAAAFTVLASAGAVAISAAADDGAPVAPRTEPGFRPWSVALEDGAADATPVCSAGGEEALYCTAPGMKAARLNPADGSPVWSADAGDAAPAGASGQSDEGLAPQLAGGLLHVVTPGAGHYEALDPRTGEPRWDLDVPAYATVLTVGDTVLLVNDAGLVRAVDAATGEERWRKRHGGPGAHWVSHPGGDGPAIAAAPSPDGTSTRISAVDPRGGELLWSTRLAGSLTPVELWDGSLYLLSAGTDGFTRAVVTLDTTTHGRPVRRVPLTVPADQAQATVSGQVVYIAAAGGSLTAVDTARPAGSAQDAELWRLETGVAHLSRPVAGAGAVFLSAADGRLLAVDAKLGRVVGQTGLRMADDGSTYASLLPAPVVLGGRVYATAPDGSVFAVDAKDPARW
- the ilvD gene encoding dihydroxy-acid dehydratase, yielding MPELRSRTVTHGRNMAGARALMRASGVPGADIGRKPIIAVANSFTEFVPGHTHLAPVGRIVSEAITEAGGIAREFNTIAVDDGIAMGHGGMLYSLPSRDLIADSVEYMVEAHCADALICISNCDKITPGMLMAALRLDIPTVFVSGGPMESGRATLVDGTVRTLDLVDAISDAVNDKISDEDILRIEENACPTCGSCSGMFTANSMNCLTEAIGLSLPGNGSVLATHTARKALYENAAATVVDITRRYYEQGDESVLPRNVATFAAFENAMALDIAMGGSTNTILHLLAAAQEAGVEFGLDAIDAVSRRVPCLAKVAPNVAKDRTYYMEDVHRAGGIPALLGELHRAGLLNEDVHSVHSPTLADWLKNWDVRGGSPSAEAVELWHAAPGCVRSATAFSQSKRWEALDVDAENGCIRSAEHAYSKDGGLAVLRGNLAVDGCVVKTAGVDESIWTFEGPAVVCESQEEAVDKILRKEITHGDVVVIRYEGPKGGPGMQEMLYPTSFLKGRGLGKTCALVTDGRFSGGTSGLSIGHASPEAASGGTIALVEDGDRVRIDIPGRTIELLVDDATLASRREALGGVYAPKSRERKVSAALRAYAAMATSADKGAVRDVSKLG
- the trpS gene encoding tryptophan--tRNA ligase, whose translation is MKRIFSGVKPTGHLTLGNHLGALHRWVEVDQHQADALFSVVDLHALTVEHDPARVRRLSRQAATLMLAAGLDPDVCTLFVQSHVDEHARLSYILECTATDGELRRVIQYKEKGGQARAAGQSVRLSLLTYPVLMAADILAYGTDEVPVGEDQTQHVELARDLAVRFNQRYGHTFTVPRATHPTVAARVMDLQDPTSKMGKSHASGAGIIYLLDEPDVVHKKIMRAVTDSGQDVEYDPDSRPGVANLLEILSACTGGNPKELAGVYESYGALKKDTAEAVLELLRPIRERHAELAADPGHIDAVLRKGAERAREMARPTVDAAYRAIGLLPAV
- a CDS encoding peptidase, with product MALEEAQNAPVRNADAPGAEIRNAAADADATEAGTESIGTMAAKRYPVAPGVRLNVRSGPGTNYRLVKILPYGATVPINCQKAGETITGPYGTTNLWDNIANGQFVSDAYVYTGSDGYVAPRCS
- a CDS encoding ABC transporter ATP-binding protein → MMNSSGIAVLARGLTVVRGDRTVLRGIDFTVLLGRITGLLGPSGCGKSTLMRAVVGTQAKVSGTLEVLGRSAGAAELRARIGYVTQAPSVYDDLTVRQNLEYFASVLLPGHRSRDARHEYVTRAIEDVDLASHADSLAGRLSGGQRSRVSLAVALLGTPEVLVLDEPTVGLDPVLRRDLWDLFHRLADERGATILVSSHVMDEAERCHRLLLMRDGTILAEDAPGDLRTRTRSETVEQAFLHLVDQAKALEENAR
- the proC gene encoding pyrroline-5-carboxylate reductase, with the protein product MTQTVAVLGTGKIGEALLSGMIRAGWHAADLLVTTRRTERADELQGRYGVDSVSNAEAAKRADTLILAVKPQDMGKLLDELAPHLTADRLVISAAAGITTSFIEERLAPGTPVVRVMPNTPVLVDEGMSVISAGSHATGEHIVHAEEIFGGVGKTLRVPESQQDAATALSGSGPAYFYFLVEAMTDAGILLGLPRAQAHDLIVQAAIGAAVMLRDSGEHPVKLREAVTSPAGTTISAIRELENHGVRAALIAALEAARDRSRELASGNG